A stretch of DNA from Desulfosarcina ovata subsp. ovata:
CGCGTAGGCCTTGCGGGCCTTGGCGTCCCTCAAAAAGCTGTCGAGCACGGTAACGATGGTTTTGCGGTCCTCCGTATCCAGGGCCTGGATCTCCATGATCCGTTGGAGCATGGCCTTGTCCCTGATCTCCGCTGTTCTTCCCGTATCGTCGACCAGATAATCCAGGGTCACCTCGAAGGTGTCGGCCAGCCGTTTGGCCACCTCCACCGACGGCGTCATCTCCCCCCGTTCATAGCGGCCCACAATCGGCCCGCTGGTACCGATCTTTTTGGCCAACTGCTGTTGGCTCCATCCATGCTGCTTGCGCAGCGCCTGTATCCTGTCACCGATTGCCATTTCGTCACCTAAAAATGTCGCCTGTCCTGATTTTTGCCGTTTCCAGGCCATTATTTAGCAACGAAAGGTTATAGTCAATCCCCATAGGTGCTTGACGGTCTGGCACCGATCCGTTATTAACAATACGTATTGGTGACAATGCATCTTTTTTCAAACGGTGAATAATAGGGACATTCTCTCATTATCCAGCAATTGTAATTTTGAAATGGCTCTCTTTGCTACCCAAACAGAAGTTTTTTTCAATCAAAGTTCGATGCATTTATTTTCTTTATTATTTCAAAATGTTCTGGACACAGAAGCTTGTAATGGATATAAGAGGGTGAATACTCATCCACTTTTACCAAAAGCGAGCCAGGGCCATGCGATTGCCAGAACAAGAAGAAAACCGCATCCTACTTGAAAGGAAACATGCAGAATTCACATTTGACAAAGTGATCCAATTTTTTCGCCAAACTATTTCTGCATTTCCTGACCGGCGCATCGGCACTAATACCAGCTACAGCATAGAAGACGCAGCCCTGGGAGCTTTTTCTGTTTTTTTTACCCAAAGCCCATCCTTTTTAGCCTTTCAATCCGCTATGCAGCAAACAAAAGGCAAAAACAATGCGCAATCACTTTTCGGCCTCACTCAAATTCCCTGTACCAACCACATCAAAAGTTTAATGGACGAGGTCCATCCCTCTTATGTCACGCCCGTGTTCAAATATCTTTTCGACGGATTGGAAAAATCCGGTCATCTGGACGGGTTTCGCTCATACGACAACAATTTATTGGTTGCCTTTGACGGAACGCAGTATTTTGCTTCAAATACAATTCATTGTGATAATTGTAGTCGCAAGCACCATAAAAATGGAACCGTAACCTATTCGCATTCAGTCGTGACCCCGGTGATTGTGGCACCGGAAAACAATAAGGTGATTGCTTTGCAACCGGAATTTATTACCCCCCAGGATGGCCATGATAAACAAGATTGCGAAAACGCGGCAGCAAAACGCTGGATCGATCAATATGCGGCGGAGTATCAACCTTTTGGCATCACTGTATTGGGCGATGATCTATACTGTAAACAACCGATTTGCAAAAAACTATTAGATCAAGAACTTGATTTCATTTTGGTCTGTAAACCCGATTCTCATAAAACCCTTTACCAGTGGCTGGATGAATTGGACGCCATGCAGACCATCGAAACCGTGGTGGAGAAGCGCTGGACCGGCAAAACCCATGAAATCGATACGTATCGCTTTGCCAACAAACTGCCGCTACGTGATAGTGAAAACGCCATTGATGTTAATTGGTGCGAACTGACAACAACCCTGCCCGATGGAAAAATCGTGTACAAAAACGCATTTGCAACCAATTTTGAAGTTTCAAAGAGCAACGTCAAGCAAATTGTCAAAGATGGCCGAGCACGCTGGAAAGTCGAGAACGAAAATAATAATGTTTTGAAAAACAGAGGCTATAATATTGAACACAACTTCGGTCACGGGAACAAGCACCTTTCATCATTATTGCTGACCTTCAACTTGTTAGCCTTTCTGTTCCATACCGTTCTTGAACTGATGGATGAGAAGTACAGCTTGGTTCGTGCTGAGTTACCAACGCGCAAAACCTTTTTTGACGATGTGCGCGCTTTGACGCGATATATGTATTTTCCCAGTTGGGAGGCGATGTTAACTTTTATGATGCGAGGCCTGGAGATCGAATACGTAGACACCAGTTAAAATCCTTGGCAGATTTTCACATCAAACCGTACGAGTTCCTTTATTAACCAATGGATAGGTTTGATCAAAATTTCTGATACAGAGAGCCAAAAATGAAAAAATTCATCGGCTGGCTAATTGCGTACAGTTTTGTTTCACTTTTTGATCATAACCTGAACTAAATTTTTCGAAGAACTGATCGAATTGCCATGCTGGTACAAACCTGAACCGCATAATTACAATTGCTGCTCATTATCTAACCAACTTGATTTACCTCTCAACATTTGCGATGAAAGGTGCCATGCCACGGTTAGCCCGATTAGACGCTCCCGGGATTTTGCATCACGTGATCATCCGGGGGATCGAAAGAAAAAACATTTTCCGGGATACGACCGATAAGAAGAATCTTGTCGATCGGCTTGATCAGTTGGTTCCGCAGACGCAAACGAGTTGGGGGGAGTTGGGGACAGCCATAAAAATATAAGTTTCCCATAAAGAAGACTGACAAACGGCGGTTGAGGAACTCATTTTCTCCTTTAACCGCCGTTTTTTTCAAACGCATCGGGCATCAACCGGGCGCCGTGGATGACGGCCAGGACGTCGATCCGGTCCTTCTTGATGCGGTAGATGATCCGGTAAGGGTTTTCGATCAGCTCGCGGACATCCTCGGCCGGATATTCGGGGACCCGACGGCCGGAAAGGGGCTGGTCGGCGATCTGAGCGGAGCGGCGAGTAAGCCGGTCCACCATCTGCCGGGCATAGGTGGGCGAGTTCAGCGTGATGTATTCATAGATGTTGGCCAGATGCTCGATGGCATTGTGGGTCCAGTGAACGTTCATGCCGGCAGGCCAAACCGTTTGCGGACCGCCTCCACATCCACGGTACGCCCCTGATCGCTGTCCTTGATCCCGGCTTCGATGGCCTGGCGCACGTAAATCCGATACATCACATCATCCCAGGTGGCGGTGTCGGGCAGATTGTCCACCAGCCGGTGGGCCTGTTCCTTTATGCTTTGCGGTTGCATGCGATCCTCTCCTATTGTGACGCGTAGGCCTTGCGGGCCTTGGCGTCCCTCAAAAAGCTGTCGAGCACGGTAACGATGGTTTTGCGGTCCTCCGTATCCAGGGCCTGGATCTCCATGATCCGTTGGAGCATGGCCTTGTCCCTGATCTCCGCTGTTCTTCCCGTATCGTCGACCAGATAATCCAGGGTCACCTCGAAGGTGTCGGCCAGCCGTTTGGCCACCTCCACCGACGGCGTCATCTCCCCCCGTTCATAGCGGCCCGCAATCGGCCCGCTGGTACCGATCTTTTTGGCCAACTGCTGTTGGCTCCATCCATGCTGCTTGCGCAGCGCCTGTATCCTGTCACCGATTGCCATTTCGTCACCTAAAAATGTCGCCTGTCCTGATTTTTGCCGTTTCCAGGCCATTATTTAGCAACGAAAGGTTATAGTCAATCCCCATAGGTGCTTGACGGTCTGGCACCGATCCGTTATTAACAATACGTATTGGTGACAATGTATCTTTTTTAAAGGGGGTGATTATTTGATCAGCCTTGAGACCACGGACATTTTCCGGGGAGCGTTCTTTCTGGCCAGCGGCGGCGACCTGGCCGGGATCCGGGTCGGGCGGCATGGCAAACGCATCGCCACGTTCTTGATCACCGGGCATGGCCTGGACCGCCTGGACCGGGACTATCGTTCCGGACGGGCGCGGGTCAACCCGATACAACTGCGAGAAAGCCTGAACCACCTGCGGGACGCGATGTTCGAAAAATGCGCGAGAGCGAGAGGAGAACGAGACATGGCCATCGCCAAAGAGAAGATCGAGGCCATCAAACATGGCGTTGATCTGATGGCCCTGGCCCGCTCCAGGGGCATCGAACTTAAGAAAAACGGCAAAAGCTTCCTTGGCCTTTGCCCCTTCCACGACGATACCAACCCTTCTTTATCGATCAATCCGGATGAAAATCTGTTCCAGTGCTTTGGCTGCGGGGCTGCGGGTGATGTGATCCGGTTCGTTGAACTGTTTGACAAGGTGGTGTTCCCGGAAGCGGTCAACCGCCTTTCCGACAGCGATGTAAAATCCTCCAAGGCAAGGAAGGCCGCTTCCGGCAAGAAGGCGTTGTCCGTCAAGGACCGCAAGCTGCTCTCCCGTGTGGTGGGCTATTACCAGCACAAAAAAACTGGGGTCGGACCAAGCTGGATTCCCAATTGGCGCGGTTCTAGGTCAAAAACAGGGTCGTTTTACGGTCTTAAATCGATGTTTTTGGGGCCGGAAAGAGCGTTTTGTTGGTTTGGGGACGCCCAAGCCAACCAACTGAAATAAGGTAAATAATGTTTTAAAAGTAGGCCTATTTACTTACATTTCGCACGAGTGAAACGGTAATTATCAAATTTATTGCTCAAGGCGGGGCAAGTCTATAACATATTGAAAAAATGAATTAAATAAGCACTGGACAATTCCGGCCTTATCTGTTATGCATACAATGTATGAGGCTGGTAAAATGATTCCTTCATCTATATCCAAGCGCCTCATAACCGAGACTACGGAGGCGTTATGGAGCAATTTGAAACTCGATTCAAGCAAGTTGATGTATTGCCAATGGTCAAGTATTTCATGGATCAGCTTGACCTTTTCAACCTTTTTTCCAAGTATGTTCCGGCATCCGACGGAAGTCTTGCGGAGCATGCGCAAAGCTTGTGTATCTTAATTGCCAACATCATATGTGACAACAAACCACTATACAAGATTCAAGAATGGTTGTGCCAATATACAGATGGACTTGTAACAGAACCGGTCGAGCCAAATTTTTTTAACGATGATCGTCTTGCCAGGGCACTATCAGCATTATTTCATGCAGACCGCCATACGCTGATGACCGAGGCTTCTTGCAATGCCATATCGGTACACCAGTTACTTACGGAGGAAATACATAATGATAGCACATCCGTGACTTTCATCGGCAAATACAAAACTCCCGATCCGGAAGCGGTCAAGCTTAAGCATGGGCACAACAAGGATTTTCGACCCGATTGCAAACAAGTTGTATTTGGTCTGAATATCACGGCGGACGGACATGTTCCACTCAGTTATCAGCTATTTGACGGGAATACGACCGATGATGTGACCCATATTCCCAACTGGAACGGCCTGCGCACATTGTTGGGAAAAGAGGATTTCATTTACATCGCCGACTGCAAGTTGAAAACCGAAAAGAATCTAAAGCACATCGCTGGTGAAGGAGGGCTGTTTATCACCATCGTTCCGAAGAATCACAAGGAATACATCCAGTTCATCAAATATCTGAAAAAAAACGAAGTGCCTTGGGAAGACGCCGTTAGCGTTGAAAACTCACGGAAGAAAGGTGAGTTTACCGTTTACCGCACCTATGAGACCGAACTGACCGAAGAAGGCTTTCGGGTCATTTTTGTTCACAGCAGTTCCAAACAAAAAGAGGACGAAGCCAAAAGACAGAAAAAGATCGATAAGGCCATTGAACAGTTAGAAAGCCTGTCACCTAAACTCAATGCGTATCATTTGAAAACCAAAAGGGAAATCAAGGCCGCTATCGATAAGATTGTCAAGGATGTTAAAGAGTTTGTAGAGGTCCGGATAGTAACCGATCGCAAACAGATCAAGGTGAAAGTATCTCCCGGCAGACCGTCTCCACAAAGCATCTACAAAAATAAATGGAAATATACCCACCGCATTGAGTGGCAGTTAAACGAACAATCTCTTACCGAAGCATCGCGAACTGATGGCGTTTTTCCCTTGATTACTAATACGCAGCTTGAAGCCAGTGAGGTATTAGGAAAATATAAAAACCAACCATTCCTTGAAAAACGGATGTATACCAAAAAATCGATTCTGGAAGTAGCGCCTGTTTTTTTAAAAAAGGAGCACCGTATTGAAGCCATGCTCTTTTTATATTTTATAGCCTTGATGATTGTGTCCCTTATCGAACGAAAGATACGGATGAATATGACAGCCGAGGAGATAGACAAGCTGCCCATATTACCCCAAGGGATGAATACAAAAAAGCCGACTTGGAATAACATCCGTTATTTCTATCGTAATGTCCACTTCTCGCAGATAATCCGGAATGGCGTATGTATACAATCAGTGGTGAAGGGAATCGGTGACATGCACAAACTTATCAACCGGTTGTTGGAGATACCCGAGGCGATCTACAATTATTTTCAAGATGGCTGGTGGCAATTTAAAGCTACCTGATTGATTTTAAAAAACAAAAACATAAGAAAATTAAAAAATTATTCGCCCGCCATGCGAAATGTAAGTATTTAGGGCCAATATTGCGATTTTCAGGGTCAAAAATCGAATTATAGGTAGATTACATTTCAATGGGGGAAAACCGGAACCATAAAAATATAAGTTGAGACCTCTTTTGTTCATTTTTATTTCAGGGTTTCGACAAACCGGGATCGAATAATAATCGTATCTTTGGTGATCAGGGGGGGTGGGGGAGATATATGGCGGTGGCGGCGACAACCTTTTCCCCCACACCCGGCGTTCCTACCTTATCGCCGTGACCGGGCTGGCAAGACATTACCGGACGTCGCCGGAATTCATCACCAACAAAATGATCAAGGATTATCTGCTGCTTCTATGATGATAATCGATAAAATGAGAACGGCGGTGGGTTTTGATCGTACAGGTATTTCCAAAATTAAAAATACAGCTCTATCAAGAGCGGGATTGCTGAGCAAAAGCCGGCGTTCTCTGTGGATATCATTGGCGGTTCTGCAGTTTCATAACCCCACCACTCGGGACGTTGATTCTTGTGGAGTCTGATGCTCCTCCGAGGGGTGTTTGAAAGCTTTTCTTATTTCCTGGGCTTGTCCAGGTAGTCTATCCCGGATTCGTATACCTCCTTGAGCTTTAGCTCAATCTGATCGCAGAGCGTTTTCAGGACCTTAATTCGGGCGAAGTGCTTGTTGTTAGCCTCCACCAGGATCCAGGGCGCAAGCTGTGTACTGGTTCGATCAACCATGTCGCAGACTGCCTGTTCGTAAAGTTCCCACTTCTCCCGGTTGCGCCAATCCTCTTCGGTGATTTTGTATCGTTTAAAGGCGGTCTTCTCCCGATCCTTGAAACGGCGCAGCTGTTCATCCTTGGTAATTGTCAGCCAGAATTTGACCACCAGCAGGTTGTGGCGTACCATCTGCGCCTCAAAGTCGTTGATTTCGCTGTAGGCCCGCATCCAGTCGGCTTCAGCGCAGAATCCTTCCGCCCGTTCCACCAGCACCCGCCCATACCAGGAACGGTCGAAGATGGTCACCCGACCCTTGCGTGGCAGGTGACGCCAGAAGCGCCACAGGTAGGGGTGGGCCTGTTCCTCGTCGGTCGGGGCGGCGATGGGGATGACCTGGTAGTATCGGGCATCCAGAGCCCCTGTGATACGGCGAATACTTCCCCCCTTACCCGCAGCATCATTGCCTTCGAAAACGGCAATCACGGATATATATTTAAACTTGGGATCGCGGGTGAGTTCGTTGAGCCGGGCCTGGTATTTTTCGAGTTTGGCCTTGTAATCTTTTTTGTCCAGGGACTGGGTCATATCCAGGGTCTTGAGGATATGCAGGTTATCAATGGGCAGGATCAGGGGCGGGGCCAGGGACTTGGGCATGGGGCTGTTGACCCGCTCCAGTCGGTCATGGATGGCCTTGAGGATGGTGTTGCCCACGGTAAGACTGCGATAACGGTCATCTTCTCCCTCAACGATCAACCAGGGAGACTCGGCGGTACTGGTATGACGGATGACGACCTCATGCACCTTCCTGAACTTGTCGTACTGTTTAAAATGTTTCCAGTCACGCTTGCTCACTCGCCAGCGGGTGAGCGGATTTTTCTCCAGTTCCTTGAACCGTTTCCTCTGTTTTTCCTTGGAAAGATGGAGCCAGAATTTGATGATCAGCGCACCCTCGTCCACCAGCATTTTTTCCAGCCGTTTGGCCCGCTCCAGGCTCCGTTCGAGATCCGCGGTCTTGGTCCTGCCCTTCACACGGTTGATGATGGGCCAGGTGTACCAGGAGCCGAGGAAAACGCCAATCTTGCCCTTGGGCGGCAGGGCCCGCCAGAAGCGCCACATCATTGGCCGATCAAGTTCCTCGTCCGAGGGCTCGCCCATGCCGTGGGTCTGGATATGGCGCGGATCCATCCACTCGTTGATCAGGTTGACCGTAGCTCCTCGACCCGCTCCGTCCAGACCACCGATGAGAATGATCATCTGAAAGGCACCAACCTCCGCCAGTTCCAACTGTACATCGAGGAGGGCCTCTCGCAGAGCTGGAACTTCCTTCTCATACACCGATTTTTTGACCTTATGTCCCAATTCCGCAGATTCAAACATGAGCGCCTCCTTTTACTGCCCCTTGAAGTGAGGATTCCATCGATGGGCCCCATGATGACGCCCAGCATCACTGCACTGAGGATCATCCATTTTTTTCTATCGCCCTGGGGGACAGATATCGAAGTCTTTTCGGTCATCACCGTTTCCTTATATGAGTCCCAAGCCTGTACAAGTAAACTTGATATCCGCGCATCCCCACGCTATCCATGAATACATTCCGTTTCGGGAGCCTATCGGTGGGACATCATTGAAAAAGGAAATATTGGTTAAATCCTATTTCGAACGGCAAAGAATCGCAATCGATTTTTGCTCGAACGGGTTCATTGCTAATCTCATAAAATTAGGTGCTTCAGAATAAGCGTGCATTTGTCGGCCAAACACCGACACATAAATCAGGTATTATCCGACTGTGAGTTTTTATCTCTGTGATTATTTTTCCATTAAGCAATGAAAACCGAACAAAGGAGAAATTTTTATGGAAATTCCTGTCGGCGTAGACGTGATATGCGGCACAGCGGTATGTGGCTGCTCGAAATACCTGGTGATCAATCCGGTCAATGATCAAGTGACCCACCTGGTGGTTGCCGAAAAACTCCCTCCTCATACGGAGCGCCTGGTGCCGCTTGACTACATCCTGTCGTCCACCGCGGCGTCCACCCAACTGCGGTGCAGTCCAAGCGAGTTTGCCGATCTTGAGCCTTTCATGAAAAACGACTACCTCAACCCGCTTGAGTTGGTAGATGTGAGGGCTTACAGAAATTCCGTCGTGCTCTGGCCTTACGGCGCCCATGGCAAGCCCCAGGAACTGGAAAACGAAACGCATTTCCCACCGGGCGAAGTCCTGATCCGCCGGGGTTCGCGCGTGAACGCCACCGATGGCAAAATCGGCAAGGTGGATGAATTGCTGATCAACCCCCTGAACGACCAGATTTCACATATCATCATGCGCGAAGGTCACCTTTGGGGGCATAAGGACGTTACCATTCCGGTTTCCAAAATCGAGAAGATTGCCGATGGCGTCGTGCACCTGAAGCTGGACAAGCAGACCGCCGCCACCCTGCCGGGAACGCCCATCCACCGTAAATGGAAATAGGGCGGTCCCCCGTTCCCACAGGACCGACCGTGATGCATACGGGGCGACCCACCCGGCCGAGTTCATCGCGGTGATCACCGAGGCTTTTTTCGAAAACCGCTCCAGTTGAAAGCGTACCATCCGGCACTTTACGAGCAACTGATCCTCTTTTACCGTTAGGATCCGATGGAGCGATTGGACACGGAGGAAAACATGGAACCTGAAGAAAATTTGTCGCGATCGTGGGATTCATCTCGGTTGGAACGATGGCGGCAATACAGCGTTAATGCTGGTGCTGGAATGGCCGCAGCGGGTGCGGTGAAGCGTAGCGGTCTGCGCCACTTTCAGTCCGGCCGGTTTGACGCCGGAAGCGCAAAGTGAGGACCTCTCCAATGGAGCGGGCGCAGATGAAAACCGTTAATCTGAAGCGAATCATCCCCTTTTTCGGGCTGGCGCTTTTTATTCTGGCCGTGGGAGTCCTTTACCATCAGCTGCATACCTATCGATTGCACGATATTATCGTTCAGGTAAATGCCATCTCCCCGGCGCGCATCGGATGGGCGCTGGTGTTTACGGTGTGCAGCTACCTGACGATGACGGGCTATGACATGCTGGCGCTGCGTTATATTCAGCATGACCTGCCCACGGCCAGGACGGTCCTGACCGCTTTCGTGAGTTACGCATTCAGCAACAACGTCAGCCTTGCCATGGTTGCCGGGGCGTCGGTACGCTACCACCTCTACAGCGCCTGGGGACTTTCCGCGGTGGAGATCACCCAGGTCGTACTGTTCTGCTCGGCCAGCCTTTGGCTGGGCTACTGTGCCCTGAGCGGGTTGGTGTTCACCTTCCAGCCCCTGTCCCTGCCTCAGAGCCTGCACTGGCCCCTGTCCACGATGCAGCCGTTGGGCATTCTGCTTCTGGCGCTGACCGTCCTTTACTGGGGACTCACCCTTTGGGGGAAGAAGCCGTGGACTTTCAAGGCATGGCGTTTTGTCTCCCCGAACTGGAAAATATCCGGCGTCCAGATCGTGGTTGCCGCCGCGGACTGGCTGCTGGCCGGTGCCGTTCTTTATGTCCTCTTGCCGGCGCCGTTTCCCATGGGGTTTGCGCATTTCCTAGGGATTTTCCTGATTGC
This window harbors:
- a CDS encoding helix-turn-helix domain-containing protein — translated: MAIGDRIQALRKQHGWSQQQLAKKIGTSGPIVGRYERGEMTPSVEVAKRLADTFEVTLDYLVDDTGRTAEIRDKAMLQRIMEIQALDTEDRKTIVTVLDSFLRDAKARKAYASQ
- a CDS encoding ISNCY family transposase, translated to MRLPEQEENRILLERKHAEFTFDKVIQFFRQTISAFPDRRIGTNTSYSIEDAALGAFSVFFTQSPSFLAFQSAMQQTKGKNNAQSLFGLTQIPCTNHIKSLMDEVHPSYVTPVFKYLFDGLEKSGHLDGFRSYDNNLLVAFDGTQYFASNTIHCDNCSRKHHKNGTVTYSHSVVTPVIVAPENNKVIALQPEFITPQDGHDKQDCENAAAKRWIDQYAAEYQPFGITVLGDDLYCKQPICKKLLDQELDFILVCKPDSHKTLYQWLDELDAMQTIETVVEKRWTGKTHEIDTYRFANKLPLRDSENAIDVNWCELTTTLPDGKIVYKNAFATNFEVSKSNVKQIVKDGRARWKVENENNNVLKNRGYNIEHNFGHGNKHLSSLLLTFNLLAFLFHTVLELMDEKYSLVRAELPTRKTFFDDVRALTRYMYFPSWEAMLTFMMRGLEIEYVDTS
- a CDS encoding type II toxin-antitoxin system RelE/ParE family toxin; amino-acid sequence: MNVHWTHNAIEHLANIYEYITLNSPTYARQMVDRLTRRSAQIADQPLSGRRVPEYPAEDVRELIENPYRIIYRIKKDRIDVLAVIHGARLMPDAFEKNGG
- a CDS encoding helix-turn-helix domain-containing protein, which encodes MAIGDRIQALRKQHGWSQQQLAKKIGTSGPIAGRYERGEMTPSVEVAKRLADTFEVTLDYLVDDTGRTAEIRDKAMLQRIMEIQALDTEDRKTIVTVLDSFLRDAKARKAYASQ
- a CDS encoding CHC2 zinc finger domain-containing protein, coding for MISLETTDIFRGAFFLASGGDLAGIRVGRHGKRIATFLITGHGLDRLDRDYRSGRARVNPIQLRESLNHLRDAMFEKCARARGERDMAIAKEKIEAIKHGVDLMALARSRGIELKKNGKSFLGLCPFHDDTNPSLSINPDENLFQCFGCGAAGDVIRFVELFDKVVFPEAVNRLSDSDVKSSKARKAASGKKALSVKDRKLLSRVVGYYQHKKTGVGPSWIPNWRGSRSKTGSFYGLKSMFLGPERAFCWFGDAQANQLK
- a CDS encoding IS1634 family transposase, which gives rise to MEQFETRFKQVDVLPMVKYFMDQLDLFNLFSKYVPASDGSLAEHAQSLCILIANIICDNKPLYKIQEWLCQYTDGLVTEPVEPNFFNDDRLARALSALFHADRHTLMTEASCNAISVHQLLTEEIHNDSTSVTFIGKYKTPDPEAVKLKHGHNKDFRPDCKQVVFGLNITADGHVPLSYQLFDGNTTDDVTHIPNWNGLRTLLGKEDFIYIADCKLKTEKNLKHIAGEGGLFITIVPKNHKEYIQFIKYLKKNEVPWEDAVSVENSRKKGEFTVYRTYETELTEEGFRVIFVHSSSKQKEDEAKRQKKIDKAIEQLESLSPKLNAYHLKTKREIKAAIDKIVKDVKEFVEVRIVTDRKQIKVKVSPGRPSPQSIYKNKWKYTHRIEWQLNEQSLTEASRTDGVFPLITNTQLEASEVLGKYKNQPFLEKRMYTKKSILEVAPVFLKKEHRIEAMLFLYFIALMIVSLIERKIRMNMTAEEIDKLPILPQGMNTKKPTWNNIRYFYRNVHFSQIIRNGVCIQSVVKGIGDMHKLINRLLEIPEAIYNYFQDGWWQFKAT
- the pap gene encoding polyphosphate:AMP phosphotransferase; translation: MFESAELGHKVKKSVYEKEVPALREALLDVQLELAEVGAFQMIILIGGLDGAGRGATVNLINEWMDPRHIQTHGMGEPSDEELDRPMMWRFWRALPPKGKIGVFLGSWYTWPIINRVKGRTKTADLERSLERAKRLEKMLVDEGALIIKFWLHLSKEKQRKRFKELEKNPLTRWRVSKRDWKHFKQYDKFRKVHEVVIRHTSTAESPWLIVEGEDDRYRSLTVGNTILKAIHDRLERVNSPMPKSLAPPLILPIDNLHILKTLDMTQSLDKKDYKAKLEKYQARLNELTRDPKFKYISVIAVFEGNDAAGKGGSIRRITGALDARYYQVIPIAAPTDEEQAHPYLWRFWRHLPRKGRVTIFDRSWYGRVLVERAEGFCAEADWMRAYSEINDFEAQMVRHNLLVVKFWLTITKDEQLRRFKDREKTAFKRYKITEEDWRNREKWELYEQAVCDMVDRTSTQLAPWILVEANNKHFARIKVLKTLCDQIELKLKEVYESGIDYLDKPRK
- a CDS encoding PRC-barrel domain-containing protein, which translates into the protein MEIPVGVDVICGTAVCGCSKYLVINPVNDQVTHLVVAEKLPPHTERLVPLDYILSSTAASTQLRCSPSEFADLEPFMKNDYLNPLELVDVRAYRNSVVLWPYGAHGKPQELENETHFPPGEVLIRRGSRVNATDGKIGKVDELLINPLNDQISHIIMREGHLWGHKDVTIPVSKIEKIADGVVHLKLDKQTAATLPGTPIHRKWK